The following proteins come from a genomic window of Deltaproteobacteria bacterium:
- a CDS encoding 16S rRNA (uracil(1498)-N(3))-methyltransferase: MTEDSQKPTRRRMPLSPLREGTHSLSQDEGRYLLKALRLGDGEKLEVFDGDGFYALATLLGVEAGDAYLEVSKPQEAPRPELELYVASATPKGDRADWLVEKVTELGASGLIWLKTERSVVIPKPGSKKFERWARLSDAAARQSRRMRVPTLEGPLTLEELKTFEFDHRFVASPIKESDTPLPSPLKGKVLIAIGPEGGFTDHELEQFKNSGYNLLWLNPHVLRTETAAIAAAAVLTARL; the protein is encoded by the coding sequence ATGACTGAAGATTCCCAAAAACCAACCCGCCGGAGAATGCCCCTTAGCCCATTACGCGAGGGGACTCACTCACTGAGCCAAGATGAAGGCCGTTATTTGCTTAAAGCGCTGCGCCTTGGCGATGGTGAAAAGCTTGAAGTTTTTGATGGCGATGGCTTTTACGCCCTTGCCACTTTGCTCGGCGTAGAGGCCGGGGACGCTTATTTGGAGGTCTCAAAACCTCAAGAGGCCCCGCGGCCGGAGCTTGAGCTCTATGTGGCCTCCGCGACGCCGAAAGGCGACCGCGCTGATTGGTTGGTCGAGAAAGTCACTGAGCTGGGAGCCTCTGGCCTGATTTGGCTTAAAACCGAGCGCAGTGTCGTCATCCCTAAGCCCGGTTCCAAAAAGTTTGAGAGGTGGGCAAGACTTTCCGACGCAGCAGCTCGGCAATCGCGCCGGATGCGGGTTCCCACACTCGAGGGACCGCTCACCCTTGAAGAGCTTAAAACATTCGAATTCGACCACCGTTTCGTCGCTTCACCGATCAAAGAGAGCGATACGCCGCTGCCAAGCCCTCTCAAAGGGAAGGTTTTAATCGCGATTGGTCCAGAAGGCGGATTTACTGACCATGAATTGGAGCAATTCAAAAACTCGGGGTACAATTTGTTGTGGTTGAACCCTCACGTATTACGAACCGAAACCGCAGCCATCGCAGCCGCGGCCGTGCTTACCGCTCGCCTTTAA
- the glmU gene encoding bifunctional UDP-N-acetylglucosamine diphosphorylase/glucosamine-1-phosphate N-acetyltransferase GlmU: protein MSQNTAAIILAAGQGTRMRSALPKVLHPACELPLIVHVVRLALASGASPTVVVIGPESKRTRDLLTATFPDAPLVFAVQEVARGTGDAARVGLEAIPDFKGHVLVLAGDVPLLQKKTVSRLQKSGANKAVAVLTTFVDDPTGYGRIIRDGKKLLRIVEQKDASKGEKEISEINSGVYLFHTALLRPAVLALRSDNAQGEFYLTDVVEQAGSQDQAVAVVAADPSECAGVNNREQLAFVEATLRTRLIRFWQDKGVTFLDPAGTFIGSDVKLAQDVTIGVGVQLWGQTKIAKGVVIHGPCFVKDTQIGSGTMVHSFSHLEQAKVGKDAQIGPFARLRPQAALADEVKVGNFVEVKKSQIGKGAKLNHLSYVGDATIGPRSNVGAGTITCNYDGHNKHQTVLGSDVFIGSNSTLVAPLELGNGAYVAAGSTITKVVPADALAFGRSKQVNREDYAALLKERNEQAKAARLKGNK, encoded by the coding sequence ATGAGCCAAAACACAGCAGCTATCATTCTCGCAGCGGGGCAAGGAACGCGGATGCGCTCAGCCTTGCCCAAGGTCTTACACCCAGCTTGTGAACTTCCTTTGATTGTCCATGTCGTTCGCTTGGCGCTGGCCTCTGGTGCTTCGCCCACCGTGGTTGTGATCGGCCCCGAGAGTAAACGCACCCGCGACTTATTAACGGCGACTTTTCCAGACGCACCTCTTGTCTTCGCTGTTCAAGAAGTTGCGCGTGGAACTGGCGACGCCGCGCGTGTGGGCCTTGAAGCTATTCCGGATTTCAAAGGGCATGTATTGGTCTTGGCCGGTGACGTTCCGCTCTTACAAAAAAAGACGGTCAGCCGTCTTCAGAAAAGTGGGGCCAACAAAGCTGTGGCTGTATTAACCACTTTCGTTGATGACCCCACCGGTTACGGACGCATCATCCGAGACGGCAAAAAGCTACTCCGAATCGTTGAACAAAAAGACGCGAGTAAGGGCGAAAAGGAAATTTCGGAGATCAATTCCGGTGTTTACCTTTTTCACACAGCACTTCTACGGCCAGCGGTTTTAGCCCTGCGTTCGGATAATGCCCAAGGTGAGTTCTACCTCACGGATGTGGTTGAGCAGGCGGGAAGCCAAGACCAGGCAGTTGCAGTGGTGGCGGCTGACCCAAGTGAGTGCGCCGGTGTGAATAACCGTGAGCAGCTCGCTTTCGTTGAAGCCACCCTACGCACCCGTTTGATTCGCTTCTGGCAGGATAAAGGGGTCACCTTCCTTGATCCCGCGGGAACTTTTATCGGTAGCGATGTAAAGCTTGCTCAAGATGTAACCATTGGGGTTGGCGTTCAGCTTTGGGGGCAAACGAAAATCGCCAAGGGTGTTGTGATTCATGGCCCCTGCTTTGTGAAGGATACTCAAATCGGGTCTGGAACAATGGTTCATTCCTTCTCACATTTAGAGCAGGCCAAAGTCGGTAAAGACGCGCAGATAGGACCCTTTGCAAGACTCCGCCCTCAAGCCGCGCTCGCTGATGAAGTAAAGGTCGGTAATTTTGTGGAAGTGAAGAAGAGCCAAATCGGTAAAGGTGCCAAGCTCAATCACTTATCTTATGTGGGGGACGCAACCATCGGTCCAAGGTCCAACGTGGGCGCAGGAACGATAACTTGCAACTACGATGGGCATAATAAGCACCAAACCGTATTGGGCAGTGATGTCTTTATCGGCTCTAACAGTACACTCGTGGCACCTCTTGAATTAGGTAATGGTGCTTATGTGGCGGCCGGTTCGACGATTACGAAAGTGGTCCCTGCAGATGCACTGGCATTTGGGCGCAGCAAACAAGTTAATAGGGAAGACTACGCAGCCCTGCTCAAGGAACGAAACGAGCAGGCAAAGGCAGCTCGCTTGAAAGGCAATAAATAG
- the glmS gene encoding glutamine--fructose-6-phosphate transaminase (isomerizing) produces the protein MCGIVGYVGSPEAADYVLDGLRRLEYRGYDSAGIAAIEDGKMTVRRRKGKLLELAKALKEEPLVAESAIGHTRWATHGRPSDENAHPHLVDDVVVVHNGIIENFLELKAEMAKSGREFQSETDTELISHVIALSDAPSLEERVREGLNRVEGAYAIAVMSEREPDKIVVAKNASPLILGVLEEGGMLASDIPALLPYTRDVLIMEEGEMAIVEKSGIRLMSMQGAAIDRAPRRIEWSPVMAEKAGHKHFMHKEIFEQPRALGDTLRGRINDDDCDVILDPALLERAAKCERVMLTACGTSWHSCLVARMALEEMARIGCEVELASELRYRHPLLDEKTLLIAVSQSGETADTLAAIREAKRLGSPVLSIVNVLDSSIARESDFVLYTHAGPEIGVASTKAFLTQVAVLILFAVGLGRKRNLSKERAGEVLKQLRTVPLLIEQILKQENEILAVAHKMVAAHSSLYLGRGYGFPVALEGALKLKEISYQHAEGYAAGEMKHGPIALIEKGVPIVAICPRGSLYEKVISNIQEVRAREGFVIAVATDGDEHIRSVADEVLYIPASEGLLVPLLATIPLQLLAYHVADLRGTDIDQPRNLAKSVTVE, from the coding sequence ATGTGTGGTATTGTTGGATATGTAGGCTCTCCAGAAGCAGCAGATTATGTTCTCGATGGGCTGCGACGGCTTGAATACCGCGGCTATGATTCTGCAGGTATCGCTGCAATAGAAGATGGTAAAATGACGGTCCGTCGGCGCAAAGGTAAACTTTTAGAGCTGGCAAAGGCTCTTAAAGAAGAACCTCTGGTGGCTGAGTCAGCCATTGGCCATACACGCTGGGCAACGCACGGCCGTCCTTCGGATGAGAATGCTCACCCACACCTCGTGGATGACGTGGTGGTGGTCCACAATGGGATTATTGAAAACTTCCTCGAACTCAAAGCCGAGATGGCTAAGAGCGGCCGAGAGTTTCAAAGTGAGACAGATACAGAGTTGATCAGCCACGTTATTGCTTTGTCTGACGCGCCCAGCCTGGAAGAGCGAGTTCGCGAAGGTCTTAACCGCGTCGAAGGTGCATATGCCATTGCGGTGATGAGTGAGCGGGAGCCAGATAAAATCGTCGTGGCGAAGAACGCATCGCCTTTGATTTTGGGTGTGCTTGAGGAAGGCGGCATGCTTGCCTCAGATATCCCCGCGCTTTTGCCCTACACCCGTGATGTTTTGATCATGGAAGAAGGCGAAATGGCCATCGTTGAAAAAAGCGGTATTCGCCTGATGAGTATGCAGGGCGCTGCAATCGATAGGGCGCCGCGACGCATTGAGTGGTCTCCTGTGATGGCGGAAAAAGCTGGCCATAAGCACTTTATGCACAAAGAGATCTTTGAGCAGCCGCGGGCGCTTGGTGACACACTTAGAGGCCGAATCAACGATGATGATTGCGATGTGATTTTGGACCCCGCTTTACTTGAGCGGGCGGCTAAGTGTGAACGGGTGATGTTAACAGCTTGTGGAACGAGCTGGCACTCTTGCTTGGTGGCGCGCATGGCACTGGAAGAAATGGCCCGAATTGGTTGTGAGGTCGAACTCGCCAGCGAGTTGCGCTACCGCCACCCTCTTTTGGATGAGAAGACTCTTTTGATAGCTGTAAGTCAGTCGGGGGAAACTGCCGACACCTTGGCTGCGATTCGTGAGGCCAAACGTCTGGGATCACCCGTCTTGTCTATCGTGAATGTTTTAGACTCCTCGATCGCACGGGAATCCGACTTTGTTCTGTATACGCACGCTGGACCCGAAATCGGTGTCGCATCGACCAAGGCGTTTCTAACGCAAGTGGCGGTGCTGATACTTTTTGCAGTTGGCTTGGGTCGTAAGCGCAACCTGAGTAAAGAGCGAGCGGGGGAAGTTCTTAAGCAATTACGAACAGTTCCGTTACTGATTGAGCAAATCCTCAAGCAAGAAAATGAGATTCTTGCCGTTGCGCACAAGATGGTGGCGGCTCATTCATCGCTATATTTGGGCCGGGGATACGGTTTTCCAGTTGCTTTAGAAGGCGCCTTGAAGCTCAAAGAGATCTCTTACCAGCATGCAGAGGGTTATGCGGCAGGTGAAATGAAACATGGGCCGATCGCTTTGATCGAAAAAGGAGTTCCGATCGTCGCGATTTGTCCACGAGGATCTCTCTACGAGAAGGTGATTTCCAATATTCAAGAGGTTCGGGCACGAGAGGGGTTTGTCATTGCTGTGGCAACAGACGGTGACGAGCATATTCGCTCTGTAGCTGACGAGGTGCTCTATATACCGGCCTCTGAGGGACTTTTAGTACCCTTGCTTGCAACCATCCCTTTGCAGCTTTTGGCGTACCATGTGGCGGATCTACGTGGGACGGACATCGATCAACCAAGAAATCTTGCGAAAAGTGTGACCGTCGAATAG
- a CDS encoding protein-glutamate O-methyltransferase CheR: MPILQADFDQIRKLVLDRSGIVLDSSKIAMVEQKMGPLAKDNGGMDTSTLARDILKNPSGSLATKLIEEIATPETGFFRDNRAFKALKQEVIPRIIEKRGVERTLNIWSGGCSTGQEPYSIVMMLQENFPQLKGWTIRFIATDMSSKVLERARSGKYTQLEMNRGLPAPMLLKYFQKQGLEWQVKPAIRSLIEFREFNLVSNWPPLPKMDIIFLRNVLVYFQPDTKRTVLGKVADTLRPDGFLFMGMAEIPMTRENKFEKLDVERSGCFVLRS, from the coding sequence ATGCCGATTTTACAAGCTGATTTTGACCAAATACGCAAGCTGGTACTTGATCGGTCAGGTATCGTTTTAGATTCCAGCAAAATAGCAATGGTCGAACAAAAGATGGGCCCTCTGGCAAAAGATAACGGGGGCATGGATACCAGTACGCTTGCTCGCGATATTTTGAAGAACCCCAGTGGCTCACTCGCGACGAAACTAATTGAAGAGATCGCTACGCCGGAAACCGGGTTTTTCCGCGATAACCGTGCTTTTAAGGCACTTAAGCAAGAAGTCATCCCGCGCATCATCGAGAAACGCGGTGTAGAGCGAACTTTAAATATTTGGTCAGGTGGTTGTTCGACTGGACAAGAGCCCTACAGCATCGTGATGATGTTGCAGGAAAACTTTCCGCAGTTAAAAGGCTGGACGATTCGTTTTATTGCGACTGACATGTCTTCAAAAGTTCTCGAGCGTGCGCGCTCAGGAAAGTATACTCAGCTCGAAATGAACCGCGGATTGCCCGCACCTATGCTTCTTAAATACTTTCAGAAGCAGGGTCTAGAGTGGCAAGTTAAACCAGCGATTCGCAGCCTTATTGAATTTAGAGAATTCAATCTGGTTTCAAACTGGCCTCCATTGCCGAAAATGGACATTATTTTTCTAAGAAACGTACTCGTGTACTTTCAGCCAGACACCAAGCGAACCGTGTTGGGTAAAGTTGCCGATACACTTCGTCCTGATGGTTTCTTGTTCATGGGAATGGCCGAAATTCCAATGACCCGTGAAAACAAGTTCGAGAAGCTCGATGTAGAGCGCTCAGGCTGTTTTGTTCTGCGTTCTTAA
- a CDS encoding protein-glutamate O-methyltransferase CheR, producing the protein MALRQQDFDFVQKLIQDRAAIVLDNNKHYFVESRLGPVVEEAGLKTIEEFVKMLKTKGTEVWFQRVTEAITIHETSFFRDMHPFKALQELIIPNVLENNRAERSLSMWCGASSSGQEPYTISMILDQHFPQLRSWKVNFVATDISNKILDKARQGRYSQLEINRGLPAPLLLKYFQKDGLEWQMKPEFRNLIQFKQLNLVANWPPMPKMDIIFLRNVLIYFDVPTKRRILGKIKELMKPNGFLFLGAAEMPMSVDRSFERVNAARAGCYRIKD; encoded by the coding sequence ATGGCACTTCGACAACAAGATTTTGATTTTGTACAAAAGTTGATTCAGGACCGCGCTGCGATCGTCCTCGACAACAACAAACATTACTTTGTCGAGTCTCGGCTGGGCCCTGTCGTTGAAGAGGCAGGCCTGAAAACCATCGAAGAGTTTGTAAAAATGCTCAAGACCAAGGGAACTGAAGTTTGGTTTCAACGGGTCACCGAAGCAATTACGATTCACGAAACCAGTTTCTTTCGCGACATGCACCCGTTCAAAGCGCTTCAAGAACTAATCATTCCGAACGTACTTGAGAACAATCGCGCAGAGAGATCGCTCTCCATGTGGTGCGGGGCTTCGTCATCCGGCCAAGAGCCCTACACGATCTCCATGATTCTCGATCAACACTTTCCTCAACTACGAAGCTGGAAAGTAAATTTTGTGGCCACCGATATTTCCAACAAGATCTTAGATAAGGCGAGACAGGGTCGATACAGCCAGCTTGAGATCAACCGTGGACTACCGGCGCCACTGCTGCTGAAATATTTTCAAAAAGATGGTCTCGAATGGCAGATGAAACCTGAGTTTCGCAACTTGATTCAGTTCAAACAGCTCAACTTAGTCGCCAACTGGCCTCCAATGCCCAAAATGGACATTATTTTCCTACGAAACGTACTTATCTACTTCGATGTTCCGACCAAACGGCGGATACTTGGTAAGATCAAAGAGCTGATGAAGCCCAATGGCTTTTTGTTTCTTGGAGCAGCAGAAATGCCGATGAGCGTAGACCGCTCATTTGAGCGTGTGAACGCTGCTCGAGCTGGCTGTTATCGCATCAAAGATTGA
- a CDS encoding chemotaxis response regulator protein-glutamate methylesterase codes for MGSIRVLIVDDAVVVRRMLSDIISSDPLLTVVGTAANGKIALKKIPTLKPDVVILDMDMPEMNGLETLERIRKTQARLPVIAFSTQTMRGAKVTLEALSKGATDYVTKPSSRTGGRSALETIREELIPKIKIFVRRTGSAALVKQPIRYKPLPPGTKAVDASRRRPKPLPVRILAIGTSTGGPNALTELLKCLPRPFPVPILIVQHMPPIFTSILAERLTANTGHRCFECVSGTVVEPGCVWIAPGNFHMVVTKAPSGPRLQTHQGDPENSCRPAVDTLFRSVADVYGSSSLSVVLTGMGSDGLKGSQKIYEAGGEVLVQDEASSVVWGMPGYIANAGIALKILPIPAIAEEVRARMAVRKRI; via the coding sequence GTGGGCTCTATTCGCGTTCTGATTGTGGACGATGCAGTTGTCGTCCGCAGAATGCTTTCCGATATTATATCGAGTGATCCTCTTCTCACTGTTGTCGGCACCGCCGCTAATGGGAAGATAGCGCTCAAAAAGATACCCACCTTAAAGCCTGACGTTGTCATTTTGGACATGGATATGCCCGAAATGAACGGTCTCGAAACGCTTGAGCGTATTCGTAAGACCCAGGCAAGGCTTCCGGTGATCGCCTTTAGCACCCAGACCATGCGTGGCGCTAAGGTTACCCTAGAAGCACTGAGCAAAGGCGCAACTGATTACGTCACCAAACCATCGAGTCGTACCGGTGGGCGCTCTGCCCTAGAGACCATTCGGGAAGAATTAATCCCGAAAATAAAAATATTTGTACGTCGCACCGGCTCCGCTGCTTTAGTGAAGCAACCCATCCGCTACAAACCGCTGCCTCCTGGTACAAAGGCCGTAGATGCTTCCCGGCGTCGTCCCAAGCCGCTTCCTGTAAGAATTCTTGCGATTGGTACTTCTACGGGTGGCCCAAATGCTTTGACGGAGCTCTTAAAGTGTTTGCCCCGGCCTTTTCCTGTACCGATTTTAATCGTTCAACACATGCCGCCGATCTTTACGAGTATTCTCGCCGAGCGCCTGACCGCCAACACCGGACACCGTTGTTTCGAGTGTGTTTCAGGAACGGTCGTCGAGCCAGGCTGTGTTTGGATCGCACCAGGCAACTTTCATATGGTCGTCACCAAGGCACCAAGCGGCCCAAGGCTCCAGACCCATCAAGGTGATCCTGAAAACTCCTGCCGGCCCGCTGTGGATACACTATTTAGATCCGTAGCAGATGTTTATGGCTCCTCCAGCCTCTCGGTCGTACTGACGGGCATGGGGTCAGACGGATTAAAAGGAAGCCAAAAGATCTACGAAGCCGGTGGTGAAGTACTGGTTCAAGACGAAGCAAGCTCTGTAGTCTGGGGAATGCCCGGGTACATCGCCAATGCTGGAATAGCTCTAAAAATATTACCCATCCCTGCGATAGCCGAAGAGGTTAGAGCGAGAATGGCTGTGCGAAAACGAATATAG
- a CDS encoding response regulator — protein MRALVVDDSKAIRRIIGKILKDLGFEVFEAGDGKQALTKLGEIGVPDLALVDWNMPEMNGYEFLCNIRADSKYNDLNVMMVTTESEISQMAKALEAGANEYLMKPFTKEMIAEKLEILGLTS, from the coding sequence ATGCGTGCACTGGTAGTTGATGACTCCAAAGCTATTCGCCGTATCATCGGCAAGATTCTCAAAGACCTCGGCTTCGAGGTATTTGAAGCAGGTGATGGCAAACAAGCATTGACAAAGCTTGGCGAAATCGGCGTTCCCGATCTCGCACTCGTCGACTGGAACATGCCCGAAATGAACGGGTACGAATTTCTCTGTAATATTCGAGCAGATTCCAAGTACAATGACCTGAATGTTATGATGGTCACGACGGAGAGTGAAATCTCACAAATGGCAAAAGCCCTAGAGGCCGGCGCCAATGAGTACCTCATGAAGCCGTTTACCAAAGAGATGATCGCTGAAAAGCTGGAGATTCTTGGGCTAACGAGTTGA
- a CDS encoding ankyrin repeat domain-containing protein — translation MLDSKIMRALLTLSLSLTACSGSAVPVAQPQAVPKASVASVAPAATEPVPLIEAVLASDIAAVKSLVEAGADVNAADEYGFRVLVNAMANYNVAIVDFLVKQGAETGLEKPKNNDESKRLFGEGLGQNELLLAAAESGDLKSVKRLLGSGANINAQDEGGFTVLVTAIAGSHTELVKYLVNQGATIVANSP, via the coding sequence ATGCTTGATTCAAAGATCATGAGAGCTCTGCTGACACTGTCACTGAGCCTGACAGCCTGTTCCGGCTCCGCTGTACCCGTGGCTCAACCACAAGCCGTACCAAAGGCCTCTGTGGCCTCTGTGGCCCCTGCGGCTACAGAGCCGGTTCCACTGATCGAGGCGGTTCTTGCTAGCGATATCGCAGCAGTAAAATCACTCGTCGAAGCTGGCGCAGATGTAAACGCTGCTGATGAATACGGTTTTCGTGTGCTTGTGAATGCAATGGCCAACTACAATGTCGCGATCGTTGATTTTTTGGTCAAACAAGGAGCCGAAACAGGCTTAGAAAAGCCAAAAAATAATGATGAATCGAAAAGACTTTTTGGTGAAGGACTCGGTCAGAACGAACTTCTTTTGGCGGCCGCTGAATCCGGAGACCTAAAAAGTGTAAAAAGATTGCTGGGCTCAGGAGCAAATATCAATGCGCAAGATGAGGGTGGATTCACCGTTTTGGTCACCGCAATTGCAGGATCGCATACAGAGTTGGTGAAATACCTCGTGAATCAAGGAGCCACGATCGTGGCCAATAGTCCTTAG
- a CDS encoding tryptophan 2,3-dioxygenase yields the protein MEVTYTSYLQVNELLKLQNELSDGPEHDELLFIIIHQVYELWFKQMLHEIDYLAVKLAQGETPTALHTMKRMRTILKTMVSQIDILETMTPMSFESFRDRLSTSSGFQSAQFREFECALGKRSAALLKTHPEGSEQRRRIEERMDKPSLYETFLQYLRDKGHGIPMPEKPYPREDSIHPDEKIQDALLEVYKNAPVITLICELMVDIDEGVQEWRYRHVKMVERTIGAKIGTGGSAGAEYLRKTLFTPLFPDLWAIRSRF from the coding sequence ATGGAAGTCACCTATACGAGTTACCTTCAGGTTAACGAGCTCCTAAAACTTCAAAATGAGCTCTCAGACGGGCCCGAACACGATGAGCTTCTTTTCATCATCATTCACCAAGTTTATGAACTTTGGTTCAAACAAATGTTGCACGAGATCGACTATTTAGCGGTCAAACTCGCCCAAGGTGAAACCCCGACTGCACTGCATACGATGAAGCGAATGCGCACCATCTTAAAAACGATGGTGTCTCAAATTGATATCCTTGAAACGATGACGCCTATGAGCTTCGAATCTTTTAGAGATCGATTATCGACCTCCAGCGGCTTTCAATCGGCGCAGTTTCGAGAATTTGAATGTGCTCTGGGCAAGAGAAGTGCAGCGCTTTTAAAGACCCATCCAGAGGGCTCTGAGCAGCGTCGCCGCATTGAAGAGCGCATGGATAAGCCAAGCTTATACGAGACTTTTCTGCAGTATCTGCGCGATAAAGGGCACGGGATCCCAATGCCCGAAAAACCATATCCAAGAGAAGATTCTATTCATCCAGACGAAAAAATCCAGGATGCTTTGCTCGAGGTTTACAAGAATGCTCCGGTGATTACCCTTATTTGTGAACTCATGGTCGACATTGATGAGGGTGTTCAAGAATGGCGCTACCGGCACGTTAAGATGGTCGAGCGTACCATCGGCGCCAAAATAGGTACCGGCGGCTCAGCGGGTGCAGAATACCTGCGTAAAACCCTTTTTACGCCGCTCTTTCCGGATCTTTGGGCTATTCGCAGCCGCTTCTAA
- a CDS encoding response regulator — protein MLRADENDNSRILVVDDNEAIHEDFRKILSAEDHAGELEDLEASLFGEDNSGDAQSMGAGFELTFASQGAEGLQKAQQAMENGKPFAVAFVDMRMPPGWDGLKTIEHLWKVDPNIQVVICTAFADYSWGEIIERLGHTDRLLILKKPFDNVEVSQLAISLTRKWSLARFAEMQREELESMVQSRTREIQAARDELVAANRIKSEFLANMSHEIRTPMNGILGFVDILVDDEDLSPEHLESVEFIKHSADNLMGIIDQILDLSKVESQSLALDNIDFDLELMLFDVCDIIKRRFKDSPVEFIVDIENIPSTVSGDPTRVRQILMNLVDNAAKFTAEGHIILRTCVEEENDETIAIQFAVEDTGIGIAEDQQSVIFESFRQADGSTTRKFGGTGLGLAISKNLVEQMGGQMWVDSTVGEGSTFCFQINLDKASIAHRAHPPIRSTELEGRTAILIDDNRVALSITSRTLKEWGMKPLAFSSVTEALGHLSKTENKPEVALIDMMRPDLEAPEAMRQFTSHPSFRGIHLVVLTSEASPGSARLCQSIGFEGYLPKPVPRGAMRDVLCTIFGTEPQSGQNPIITRHSAREELFKNKKILLIDDNPTTEAQSLKLLSQLGTQVVPSCSMAEAVNEISKVSFDLILLAIDSLAGKSLDALLTLSRTSGNVPVIGMTGDTQKVEAQSCLKAGMSDIISLPANKEVLVRMIRKWCSE, from the coding sequence ATGCTTAGAGCTGATGAAAACGATAACAGCAGAATCCTTGTCGTTGATGACAACGAGGCAATTCATGAGGATTTTCGTAAAATTCTCTCCGCCGAGGACCATGCTGGGGAACTCGAAGATCTCGAAGCGAGCCTCTTTGGTGAGGATAATTCCGGCGATGCCCAATCCATGGGAGCAGGCTTTGAATTAACCTTCGCAAGCCAAGGAGCCGAAGGGCTTCAAAAGGCCCAGCAAGCCATGGAAAACGGTAAACCATTTGCCGTTGCGTTTGTAGACATGCGCATGCCACCTGGCTGGGACGGCTTAAAAACCATCGAGCACCTTTGGAAAGTCGATCCCAATATTCAAGTTGTCATCTGTACGGCTTTTGCAGATTACTCCTGGGGAGAGATCATTGAACGCCTCGGTCATACAGACAGGCTTCTGATTCTTAAAAAACCGTTCGATAATGTTGAGGTGAGCCAGCTTGCCATTTCACTCACCCGCAAATGGAGCTTGGCCCGTTTCGCCGAGATGCAACGTGAGGAGCTCGAGAGCATGGTGCAAAGCCGCACCCGTGAGATCCAAGCGGCACGTGATGAGCTGGTGGCAGCCAACCGCATCAAAAGTGAGTTTTTGGCCAATATGAGCCACGAGATTCGCACGCCGATGAACGGCATCCTTGGCTTTGTGGATATCCTCGTAGACGATGAAGACCTCAGCCCCGAGCATCTGGAGTCCGTTGAATTTATTAAACATTCAGCAGATAACCTCATGGGGATCATCGACCAGATTCTCGACCTCTCCAAGGTTGAAAGCCAGAGCTTGGCTCTGGATAATATCGATTTTGACCTCGAGCTGATGCTCTTTGATGTTTGTGACATTATCAAACGACGCTTTAAAGACAGCCCTGTAGAATTTATCGTTGATATTGAAAACATCCCCAGCACTGTCTCGGGCGATCCGACCCGTGTTCGTCAAATCCTGATGAACCTTGTGGACAATGCCGCTAAGTTTACCGCCGAGGGCCATATTATTCTTCGCACCTGTGTCGAAGAAGAAAACGACGAGACCATTGCCATCCAATTTGCGGTTGAAGATACCGGGATTGGAATCGCCGAAGATCAACAGTCCGTTATTTTCGAGTCCTTTAGGCAAGCTGACGGTTCAACCACCCGAAAGTTTGGAGGAACCGGCTTGGGGCTGGCTATCTCCAAGAACTTAGTCGAACAAATGGGCGGCCAAATGTGGGTGGACAGCACGGTAGGAGAAGGCAGTACTTTTTGTTTCCAAATCAACCTCGACAAGGCGTCCATAGCCCACCGGGCTCATCCACCGATTCGCTCAACCGAGCTTGAGGGACGCACTGCAATTCTAATCGACGATAACCGGGTCGCTCTCTCCATTACCTCCCGCACTCTGAAGGAGTGGGGTATGAAGCCGCTGGCTTTTAGCTCGGTAACAGAGGCACTCGGGCACCTATCAAAGACAGAAAATAAACCCGAAGTGGCTCTGATTGATATGATGCGGCCCGATCTTGAAGCACCCGAAGCGATGCGGCAGTTTACGAGCCACCCCTCTTTTCGTGGCATTCACTTGGTCGTCCTTACTTCTGAAGCAAGCCCTGGCTCCGCTAGGCTCTGCCAATCGATCGGATTTGAAGGATATTTGCCGAAACCAGTTCCCCGCGGGGCGATGCGTGACGTTCTATGCACTATTTTCGGCACCGAACCGCAAAGCGGGCAAAATCCGATCATCACAAGGCACAGCGCCCGAGAAGAACTTTTCAAAAATAAAAAAATTCTCCTTATTGATGACAATCCCACCACGGAAGCACAAAGTTTAAAGCTTTTAAGCCAACTCGGCACTCAAGTGGTCCCCTCTTGCTCCATGGCCGAGGCGGTCAACGAGATTTCTAAAGTGAGCTTCGATCTCATTTTGCTAGCTATCGACTCCCTGGCTGGAAAAAGTTTGGATGCCCTGCTGACCTTAAGTCGCACAAGTGGCAATGTTCCCGTCATCGGTATGACCGGTGACACCCAAAAAGTGGAAGCACAATCTTGTTTAAAAGCAGGCATGAGCGACATCATTAGCCTCCCTGCCAATAAGGAAGTTTTGGTTCGCATGATCCGCAAGTGGTGTTCAGAATAA